The following proteins are encoded in a genomic region of Hippocampus zosterae strain Florida chromosome 2, ASM2543408v3, whole genome shotgun sequence:
- the LOC127596699 gene encoding interleukin-17 receptor B isoform X2: MVNVSWAINIDASVKYLIGTRIRGKTIYVCEYSPPLAEFNLTGIRQKWFHYLLQARYGATIEVANLPLPPLGSGPSSKFAKFVTTPPKYSLAPKSTQSPTAEIIDITTGNPTADPKNNFTSILVNVYLGLAVLMILASGYMIYKRYGTDLAISMGFKRLPTSTQVPIHVLLVYPPENGAFQKAVMALAEFLQKHAGCSVAIDVWQQSRIAYDGPMRWLAEQVKAAQHVLIVCPPSSRPPPIPISTSTGTTSIPAATHDLYPLILNMVASHAKSAHELAKFWVLQLGGQQGKRPGDMAPELRACKLFCLLKDLNKLCRSLHTQKQDSKMRSTLVFGPGVIDESESMVKLRDSVEKLSRRCLLIPTEAAQRSIV; this comes from the exons ATGGTAAATGTAAGCTGGGCAATCAACATTGATG CTAGTGTAAAATATCTGATTGGCACACGCATTAGAGGGAAGACGATCTACGTCTGTGAATACTCTCCACCTCTGGCCGAGTTTAACCTCACTGGCATACGGCAG aaatggtTTCACTACTTACTGCAAGCTCGCTACGGTGCCACGATCGAGGTGGCCAATCTTCCATTGCCACCACTGGGGAGCGGCCCTTCTTCTAAGTTTGCAAAATTCGTCACTACTCCACCCAAATACA gtCTCGCACCAAAGTCAACCCAGTCTCCTACAG CTGAGATCATTGATATCACAACAGGAAATCCCACTGCAG ATCCTAAAAACAATTTCACCAGCATATTGGTGAACGTTTATCTCGGACTGGCTGTTTTGATGATCCTAGCGTCTGGATACATGATCT ATAAACGGTATGGGACAGACCTGGCCATATCAATGGGCTTTAAAAGGTTACCGACATCAACCCAAGTTCCCATCCATGTGCTTTTGGTGTACCCCCCTGAGAATGGAGCCTTCCAGAAGGCTGTGATGGCCTTGGCAGAATTCCTGCAGAAGCACGCAGGCTGCAGTGTTGCCATTGACGTATGGCAGCAGAGCAGAATCGCATACGATGGTCCCATGCGTTGGTTGGCGGAGCAAGTCAAAGCTGCACAGCACGTCCTCATCGTCTGCCCACCG TCAAGCCGGCCTCCTCCCATCCCCATCTCCACCTCCACTGGGACGACCTCTATACCAGCTGCAACTCACGATCTTTACCCCCTGATCCTCAACATGGTGGCGAGCCACGCTAAGAGTGCTCACGAGCTCGCTAAATTCTGGGTGCTACAATTGGGCGGTCAGCAAGGGAAGAGACCTGGTGACATGGCTCCAGAACTGCGTGCATGCAAGCTCTTTTGTTTACTGAAAGATCTGAACAAACTGTGTCGCAGTCTGCACACTCAAAAACAAGATAGTAAAATGAGATCGACTCTTGTCTTTGGACCTGGAGTAATTGATGAGAGTGAGAGTATGGTGAAATTAAGGGACTCGGTTGAAAAGCTAAGTCGACGTTGTTTATTGATTCCCACAGAGGCAGCACAACGGTCAATTGTGTAA
- the LOC127596699 gene encoding uncharacterized protein LOC127596699 isoform X1, whose product MSRLQLFLCLYLADLVTSHDINVTCRKNNKLPPSSDKSPSQLADLKFELVNLSGIDMVNVSWAINIDASVKYLIGTRIRGKTIYVCEYSPPLAEFNLTGIRQKWFHYLLQARYGATIEVANLPLPPLGSGPSSKFAKFVTTPPKYSLAPKSTQSPTAEIIDITTGNPTADPKNNFTSILVNVYLGLAVLMILASGYMIYKRYGTDLAISMGFKRLPTSTQVPIHVLLVYPPENGAFQKAVMALAEFLQKHAGCSVAIDVWQQSRIAYDGPMRWLAEQVKAAQHVLIVCPPSSRPPPIPISTSTGTTSIPAATHDLYPLILNMVASHAKSAHELAKFWVLQLGGQQGKRPGDMAPELRACKLFCLLKDLNKLCRSLHTQKQDSKMRSTLVFGPGVIDESESMVKLRDSVEKLSRRCLLIPTEAAQRSIV is encoded by the exons ATGTCGAGGCTTCAACTTTTTCTCTGCTTGTACCTTGCGGATCTGGTGACGTCACACGACATT AACGTGACGTGTCGGAAAAATAATA AGTTGCCGCCTTCGAGTGACAAGAGTCCATCTCAGCTCGCAGACTTGAAGTTTGAGCTGGTAAACCTGTCAGGAATAGACATGGTAAATGTAAGCTGGGCAATCAACATTGATG CTAGTGTAAAATATCTGATTGGCACACGCATTAGAGGGAAGACGATCTACGTCTGTGAATACTCTCCACCTCTGGCCGAGTTTAACCTCACTGGCATACGGCAG aaatggtTTCACTACTTACTGCAAGCTCGCTACGGTGCCACGATCGAGGTGGCCAATCTTCCATTGCCACCACTGGGGAGCGGCCCTTCTTCTAAGTTTGCAAAATTCGTCACTACTCCACCCAAATACA gtCTCGCACCAAAGTCAACCCAGTCTCCTACAG CTGAGATCATTGATATCACAACAGGAAATCCCACTGCAG ATCCTAAAAACAATTTCACCAGCATATTGGTGAACGTTTATCTCGGACTGGCTGTTTTGATGATCCTAGCGTCTGGATACATGATCT ATAAACGGTATGGGACAGACCTGGCCATATCAATGGGCTTTAAAAGGTTACCGACATCAACCCAAGTTCCCATCCATGTGCTTTTGGTGTACCCCCCTGAGAATGGAGCCTTCCAGAAGGCTGTGATGGCCTTGGCAGAATTCCTGCAGAAGCACGCAGGCTGCAGTGTTGCCATTGACGTATGGCAGCAGAGCAGAATCGCATACGATGGTCCCATGCGTTGGTTGGCGGAGCAAGTCAAAGCTGCACAGCACGTCCTCATCGTCTGCCCACCG TCAAGCCGGCCTCCTCCCATCCCCATCTCCACCTCCACTGGGACGACCTCTATACCAGCTGCAACTCACGATCTTTACCCCCTGATCCTCAACATGGTGGCGAGCCACGCTAAGAGTGCTCACGAGCTCGCTAAATTCTGGGTGCTACAATTGGGCGGTCAGCAAGGGAAGAGACCTGGTGACATGGCTCCAGAACTGCGTGCATGCAAGCTCTTTTGTTTACTGAAAGATCTGAACAAACTGTGTCGCAGTCTGCACACTCAAAAACAAGATAGTAAAATGAGATCGACTCTTGTCTTTGGACCTGGAGTAATTGATGAGAGTGAGAGTATGGTGAAATTAAGGGACTCGGTTGAAAAGCTAAGTCGACGTTGTTTATTGATTCCCACAGAGGCAGCACAACGGTCAATTGTGTAA